The segment TCCTGCTCCATCTGCATCCAGTCCGAGGTGGCGTGCCGCGCCGCCCGGCGCGCCTTGACGCTCCCGGCCAGGTGGATGGCCCCGCCGTACAGGAGGAGCTTCTCCGTCAGCGTGGTCTTCCCCGCGTCCGGGTGCGAGATGATGGCGAACGTCCGCCGCCGGCGGACCTGCTCTGCTAGGTTGCTGCTCACGGACCTGCCTCCTCGAAAGTCGAACGCCCCGCCAGCAGGGGCCGCGGGGCGTCGGGGTGCTGCCGATCAGCTAGTAAATATAACGAAAAGCGGCGCTTGCCTCAATGCTGCGGGGGTGGAGGTCGTCGCGCCCTGCGGCAGGGCGTGCGGGGACTGCGAGGGCAGGGTCCCGGCCGCTCGTGTTCCTGACCCCGCAGGCGGTTCAGAACAGCCAGGCGAAGCTCCCCACGCCGCCGCTGTCGCCCGCCTCGTAAGACTCGATCCACTTCAGGACCGCCCGGACGTGGGCGCCCGCATCGCTCTGCCGGATCGAGGTGGACAGGAAGAGGACGCCTGGAAACTCCACGGAGCGCGAGGCCAGGTTCTGAACCAGCGGGGCGAAGTCCTGATAGTTCCGGGTCACGACGATCCGGTCCTGCGCGATCGCCCACCGGAGGATGTCGGGGTCCGGAGTGCTGGCGAGCCCCACCTCCAGGGCGTGCACCACGTCCACACCCGCGGCCTGGAGCTGCCGGCACGCGGCGACGTTCACGTGCTCGTCGAACAGCAGCCCGGGCCCCAGGGGCATCAGCGCCGGCTCCCGCCGAGCAGCCGCTCGATGCGCAGGTTCTCCTCGATCCTCCTGTCTACCTCGGCCGGAAACCGGCCGGCATACTCCAGCGCCTGCCCGAGCGCTTCTCTCGGCAGGAGTCCGCCGAAGTGGCCGTCGAGCGCGTCCAGGTCGCCATCATAATCGCGGGCCACCATTACGACCTCCCACACGTCCGGCCCGTTGCGGATCCCTGCCCGGCGCCCGGAAACCCCGTCGCGGAACTCCAGCCCCGGGAGGTTCTGCAGCGTCCACCACTCCTCCACGACGTGGCGGAAGCCGGAACTGGGTCCCTCGCCGAGAGCCTTCCAGAATTCGCGGACCTCTTCGTCCAGCCAGTCGTCGATCCGGGCGGTGAGCGTCGCCATCGTTCGCCCTCGGGGGTAAGCGTGCCCAAATGTATCTATGTGTATTCTAATGTGTACACCGGCATCCCTCAAGCGGTCCAGCCCGCGCGACGCGGGCTGGACCCGCCCTGCACGGGTCCCCGGGCGCCCGCCCCGGCTACGCCCGCTCCCGGCGGATGGCGTAGTTCAGCCCGCCGACGCGGTACCAGTGGTAGCCGAAGGCGTCCAGCACGATCCGGTGGACGCCGTCCTCCCCGGCGCAGCTCTCCTCCTCCACGATCAGGTTCACCAGCCGGTCGCCGCGCTCCACCCCCGTCCTCAGCTCGATCTCGTGCGGCTTGGTGTCGAAGTTGTGCACCACCAGCAGCGAGTTGCCGCGCCAGTCATAGCGCATGGCGAGCGCCTGGGGGCACCCGGTGTCCAGGATCTCCCAGCTCCCCCAGCCGATCTCCGGGCACTCCTTCCGCATCCGGATCATCCGCGCCGTCCAGTTGAGCATGGACTCCGGGTCGCGGTGCTGCGCCTCCACGTTCACCCGGGGGTAGCCCCAGACCCCGTCGTCGATCACGGGCTCCACCGTCTTCTCCGCCGTGGAGAAGCCGCCGTGGGGTTCGTCGGACCACTGCATGGGGGTGCGGACCGCCGCCCGCTCGGGGAGCGACAGGTCGTCGCCCATCCCGATCTCGTCGCCGTAGCGGATCACGGGAGTGCCGGGAAGGGAGAAGAGCAGGCTGTAGGCGAGCTCCAGCTGGGGACGGTCGCCCAGCATGGGGGCCAGGCGGCGGCGGATGCCGCGGTGGTAGAGCTGCATCCGCTCCTCCGGCCCGAATCGCGCGAACACCTTCTCGCGCTGCTCGTCGCTGAGGCGCCCCAGGTCCAGCTCGTCGTGGTTGCGGAGGAACTGCGCCCACTGGGCCGTGTGGGGGATCCCGCTCGTGGCGCGCAGCGCCTCCACCAGCGGGGCGGTGTCCGCCGTGGCGAGCGCGTAGAACAGGTGCTGGTTGACCCAGAAGTTGAACATCATGTGGATCCCGGTCCCCCCGTCCTCGCCGAAATACCTGCAGGCGTCCTCCGGGACCACGTTCGCCTCGCCCAGGAGGATGGAGTCGCCCACGCGCCACTGCTGGAAGCGGCGCATCTCGGACAGGTACTCGAAGTGGAGCTTCCCCTGCTCCTTTCCCGGAATGGTGCTCTCGATGACGAAGGGGACCGCGTCCACCCGGAAGCCCGCCACCCCCAGCTGGAGCCAGAAACCCATGATGCGCCGCACCTCGGTGCGCACCGCGGGGTTGTCCATGTTGAGGTCCGGCTGGAATGCGTAGAAGCGGTGGTAGTAGTACTCCCGGGCCTTCTTGTCGTACGTCCAGGTCGACTCCTGGACGCCCGGGAACACCATCCCCTTGTTCCAGTCGGAGGGGCGCTTCTTCGACCAGATGTACCAGTCCCGGTAGGGTGACTCCGGGTCGCTCCGCGCCTCCTGGAACCAGCGGTGCTGGTCGGAGGTGTGGTTCACCACCAGGTCCATGAGCACCTTGATCCCGCGCTTCTCCGCCTGGTGCATGAACTCCACGAAGTCGCCGCCGGAGCCGTATCGCGAGCTCACCCCGTAATAGTCGGAGACGTCGTACCCGTCGTCGAGGTCGGGCGAGGGCTGGAAGGGTGCGAGCCACACGGCGCCGACGCCCAGCGCCTGAAGGTAGTCCAGGCGGCGCATTAGCCCCTCGAAGTCGCCGACGCCGTCGCCGTTGGCGTCCATGAAGCTCTCGACGTCCAGGCTGTAGATGACGGTGTTCTTGTACCAGAGGTCTTCGATCATCGGTCTCCCCTGTCCGGGTCCGTGGCGGCGTCTCGCGAGCGGTACCCGTGCTGCAAGCTCCCTTCCAGACGGGGCGCGAAGCCCCGCGCCGGAGCCGCGCCTACCTCTCCCGCCTTCCCCGGAACTCCTGCCCTGCCACCCGCAGCACCACCTCCGCGGCACGCCCGTCCCCGCCCCGGACGAACTCGATCTCGGGACGCGCTCCCTCGGCCCAGAAGCGCGTCTCCGAGACGGGGACCAGGTAGACGCCGGGCTCCTCGTCCAGACGCGCGAAGAGCCTGCCCTCGCGCAGGGCGACCGTCAGCCGCCCCAGGGGGAGCTCGTACTCGCCGGTGTACGCGGCCAGGACTTCGGCGGCGACCGCCACGACCGGGGCTTCGAGGCGCCGCAGCATCTCGGCGGCGCCCGCGTTCTGCGGGTCCAGCTCCAGCGCGCGGCGGTAGTGCCGCGCCGCGCGCTGCCGGTCGCCCGCTCGGGCGTACGCCTCGCCCATGCTGTCGTGCACGTTGGCCGACCCGGGGTGGTCTTCCACGTTCCACCGCAGCACCTCCACCGCTTCGGGCACCCGGCCGCGCCCCAGGAGCGCGTACCCCAGCCGGTTCACCTCCGCTTCCGTGAGCGGGTCCGCGTCCCCCGCCTGCCAGCGGGCGCGGTACCCTGACGCGGCGGCGACGCCCCCCGCCAGCACTTCCCGCAGGAGCCGTCGGACGCGAGCGTCGTATCGCTCGTAGCCGAGCCAGGCGAAGGACGGCTGGTCGGCACCCAGAGCGATCCGGACGATCTCGGGGGCGACGGAGAGTCCGTTCGCGCCGTTAGTGAGGAGGACCACCCCGCGTCCGGAGCCACGGAGCGCCGCGACGTACGCCTGCATGTTCCCGTTGTCCCCCCAGTGCCAGAGCGCGGTGTCGCCCTCCACGCGCTGCAGGCCCCAGCCGAGCCCCCACGAGATCGCCTCCGACCGTGCGCCCTCCGGCTGGCCGACGCACTGGGTGCACGCCTCCTCCACGGCTACCTGGGGGCGCAGCATCTCACGCGCGGTCTCCAGACGCAGCCCCTCGCCCCGCAGCACGGCCGCGAGGAACCGCCCGTAGTCGCCCGCCGTGGTCTCGAGGCTGGAGGCGGCGTTCGCCAGCACGGCGCGGTTCCGCCCGGCCACGCGTCCGGAAGCGTCGTGCGCATGGGCCTTCAGGGTGTCGTAGCGCTCCTGCCATACGAAGCTGCTGCTCGTCATCCCCAGCGGCTCCAGGACCAGGCGGCGCACCAGCGCGTCCAGGGGCTCGCCGGTCAGGTGCTCCACCGCCTTCTGCAGGTAGACGTACCCCTCCCCGGAGTAGCTGAAGCGGGCCCCCGGCTCCATCCCGATGCGGAGCGGCTGGTTCCCGCGACGCCAGTTGGGGAGCCCGGTGGTATGGCTGAGCACCGTCCGAGCCGTGATGCGGTGGAGGCGCTCGTCGCCGGCCACGTACGGCTCGGGAAGGTAGCGGCTGAGCGGCGCGTCCAGGTCCAGCCGCCCCTGGTCCACCAGCTTCAGCACGGCGTAGGCGAACACCGGCTTGCTCAGCGAGGCGGCCTCGAACACGGTCCCGGGCGTCACCGGCTCGCCAGTCGCCGCGTGCTTCACCCCGAAGCCGCGCGTCCAGGCCACGCGCCCGTCCTCCACCAGGGCGAGGGCGGCCCCCGGGACTTCGCCCTCCTCCAGCAGGCTGGGGAGGGCGGCTTCGAGCGCGGCGGCGGGCGACGGCGTCACGGTGCTCGGGGATGCGGGGGCGGCGGCGGTGCCGGCCAGCCGCGGCGCACACCCGGACAGCATGGCGCCGAGGAGGACCGGTGCAGCGGCGGCGAAGCGGAAGAGCGGCATGGCGATGGTCGCGGTGCAGGGTGACGGAGTCGCTGCTCGCTGCGGCCGGTCCGCAGCGACTGCGCACGACCCGTGCTACCGGAGCGGGGCGTGCAGCCGCGCGGTGGCCCGGCGCTTGAAAAGAGCCGCAGCCGAGCGCGTCCGTCCAGCCGGTGAGCCGGGGCGCCGCGGGCCGCTCTTGCGCGCGGGTCCACGCCCGCTCCACTCT is part of the Longimicrobiaceae bacterium genome and harbors:
- a CDS encoding DUF5615 family PIN-like protein; this encodes MPLGPGLLFDEHVNVAACRQLQAAGVDVVHALEVGLASTPDPDILRWAIAQDRIVVTRNYQDFAPLVQNLASRSVEFPGVLFLSTSIRQSDAGAHVRAVLKWIESYEAGDSGGVGSFAWLF
- a CDS encoding alpha-amylase family protein: MIEDLWYKNTVIYSLDVESFMDANGDGVGDFEGLMRRLDYLQALGVGAVWLAPFQPSPDLDDGYDVSDYYGVSSRYGSGGDFVEFMHQAEKRGIKVLMDLVVNHTSDQHRWFQEARSDPESPYRDWYIWSKKRPSDWNKGMVFPGVQESTWTYDKKAREYYYHRFYAFQPDLNMDNPAVRTEVRRIMGFWLQLGVAGFRVDAVPFVIESTIPGKEQGKLHFEYLSEMRRFQQWRVGDSILLGEANVVPEDACRYFGEDGGTGIHMMFNFWVNQHLFYALATADTAPLVEALRATSGIPHTAQWAQFLRNHDELDLGRLSDEQREKVFARFGPEERMQLYHRGIRRRLAPMLGDRPQLELAYSLLFSLPGTPVIRYGDEIGMGDDLSLPERAAVRTPMQWSDEPHGGFSTAEKTVEPVIDDGVWGYPRVNVEAQHRDPESMLNWTARMIRMRKECPEIGWGSWEILDTGCPQALAMRYDWRGNSLLVVHNFDTKPHEIELRTGVERGDRLVNLIVEEESCAGEDGVHRIVLDAFGYHWYRVGGLNYAIRRERA
- a CDS encoding serine hydrolase; translation: MPLFRFAAAAPVLLGAMLSGCAPRLAGTAAAPASPSTVTPSPAAALEAALPSLLEEGEVPGAALALVEDGRVAWTRGFGVKHAATGEPVTPGTVFEAASLSKPVFAYAVLKLVDQGRLDLDAPLSRYLPEPYVAGDERLHRITARTVLSHTTGLPNWRRGNQPLRIGMEPGARFSYSGEGYVYLQKAVEHLTGEPLDALVRRLVLEPLGMTSSSFVWQERYDTLKAHAHDASGRVAGRNRAVLANAASSLETTAGDYGRFLAAVLRGEGLRLETAREMLRPQVAVEEACTQCVGQPEGARSEAISWGLGWGLQRVEGDTALWHWGDNGNMQAYVAALRGSGRGVVLLTNGANGLSVAPEIVRIALGADQPSFAWLGYERYDARVRRLLREVLAGGVAAASGYRARWQAGDADPLTEAEVNRLGYALLGRGRVPEAVEVLRWNVEDHPGSANVHDSMGEAYARAGDRQRAARHYRRALELDPQNAGAAEMLRRLEAPVVAVAAEVLAAYTGEYELPLGRLTVALREGRLFARLDEEPGVYLVPVSETRFWAEGARPEIEFVRGGDGRAAEVVLRVAGQEFRGRRER